In a single window of the Drosophila albomicans strain 15112-1751.03 chromosome 3, ASM965048v2, whole genome shotgun sequence genome:
- the LOC117569112 gene encoding protein 60A: MTPSVVFLPSLWLISMICMLPSTYSTQSGIYVDNGKDQTVMQRVLNDDDKMDVSYEILEFLGIADRPLHHRNHGLSLRKSAPKFLLDVYHRITAEEGLTIDNHNDHRRSKREADDNEQNFITDLDKRVIDESDIIMTFLNKRNHNMEEMRHEHGSRLWFEVSNIPSDNYLMMAELRLYQNSNEGKWMTTNKQFTVTVYAINSASGSGQNSLEPLSSVNTTGDYIGWLELNVTEALHEWLINARENHGIYIGAHALNKPEREIKLDDIGLTHRRAKADDEYQPFMIGFFRGPELIKSTAHSTQKRTKRSTLHQRKKKKSEMSNPFMENTMENTRSCQMQTLYIDFKDLGWHDWIIAPEGYGAFYCSGECNFPLNAHMNATNHAIVQTLVHLMQPKKVPKPCCAPTRLGALPVLYHLNDENVNLKKYKNMIVKSCGCH; encoded by the coding sequence ATGACTCCATCTGTGGTATTTTTGCCGTCACTTTGGCTAATTTCAATGATTTGTATGCTGCCATCAACGTACTCAACACAGTCTGGGATCTACGTAGACAATGGCAAAGATCAAACCGTAATGCAACGCGTGCTAAACGATGACGACAAGATGGATGTTTCATATGAGATCCTTGAATTTCTGGGCATTGCCGATCGTCCACTGCACCATAGAAATCACGGCTTGTCGCTGCGTAAATCGGCGCCCAAGTTTCTGCTGGATGTCTATCATCGCATCACGGCAGAGGAAGGACTCACTATTGACAATCATAATGATCATCGCCGCTCCAAGCGTGAGGCAGATGATAATGAGCAGAATTTCATCACCGATCTGGATAAGCGGGTAATCGATGAGAGCGATATCATTATGACATTCCTGAATAAACGCAATCACAACATGGAGGAGATGCGTCATGAGCACGGCAGTCGTCTTTGGTTCGAAGTGTCCAACATTCCCAGTGACAATTATCTCATGATGGCCGAACTTCGCCTTTATCAAAATTCCAATGAGGGCAAATGGATGACGACCAACAAACAATTCACAGTCACCGTTTACGCAATAAACTCAGCCTCAGGATCGGGGCAAAACTCGCTGGAACCACTGTCCTCGGTGAATACGACAGGCGACTATATTGGCTGGTTGGAGCTAAATGTCACGGAAGCTCTGCATGAATGGTTAATTAATGCCAGAGAAAATCACGGCATCTATATTGGGGCACATGCTTTAAATAAGCCTGAACGTGAGATAAAGCTGGACGACATTGGATTGACACATCGTCGTGCCAAAGCGGACGATGAGTACCAACCCTTTATGATTGGTTTCTTCCGTGGACCCGAACTTATTAAATCAACCGCACACAGCACGCAGAAGCGAACAAAGCGCAGCACTTTGCATCAGCGCAAGAAGAAAAAGTCGGAGATGAGCAATCCCTTCATGGAGAACACAATGGAAAATACGCGCAGCTGTCAAATGCAAACACTGTACATTGACTTCAAGGATTTGGGCTGGCACGATTGGATTATTGCTCCTGAGGGTTACGGTGCCTTCTATTGCAGCGGCGAATGCAATTTTCCATTGAATGCGCATATGAATGCCACCAACCATGCGATTGTCCAGACTCTGGTGCATCTGATGCAGCCGAAGAAGGTCCCAAAGCCATGCTGTGCTCCCACACGATTGGGAGCTCTTCCCGTCCTCTATCATCTGAACGATGAGAACGTCAACCTGAAGAAGTATAAGAATATGATTGTCAAGTCCTGCGGGTGCCATTGA
- the LOC117569111 gene encoding benign gonial cell neoplasm protein: MDKVIHEKYIPQQLLYFIAGRRCCQQLSCSFRTLDNTVIMQWAQSLGLRSQYVISGGQKCVKVCKLSCRHFLEEPKKLTISPSTMVEMDSLTVYIGTNSRDERQIPADIVGLQSLLTASTLQLPMGVLSPPAPRKKSDKYRKFFGDVSTYSCHMNILTAIYMHRVVIFKGDLQTDKSLLLPIIILDDSEFKKSNLKMICIEKETIVAMNNSERFSNYLDESIGETIGLEVSQLSVSSSSTHILFTTAKCFLSSVLNKNKNLNNISHFVVGDVHLHDAYTDILLSELKKALAVNQNLRIILLSQRCDSKIFLDFFGEGTEVSAESPIKQTGSKIFYLEDINSSIAGAELYKGPQIYKDRPQIFRATNVQNENLDKFLEVYEAIGTDTAIGPFLYSVNYELSPVNYQHSMTGKSALIIAAQLNNVKHLRLLLFMGANPYIVDNHQDNAISTASARGNDACVEVLKNYGLHGFVLKNLKAEFVDFDCIIDIMYLLYAKSDYPKGNILIILPSFLHLVKLNYMLLSHFLNGYLHASPIYLLHENMKREDLDALLKAPADTLKIILATTVIESLVVPVSFKYLIDSVCEKRSWSRGSSGETEDKIGWLQKDGLFRRFLLLHPDAAAAVQCFRLMTKETYEQLEEIGKPALQTMPLDKICLIVKLLSPHSIISEYLAYTISPPPLINVHQAVQFLKKIDILDDIEDVTWLGCRLVDIPVPCQLGRALVFGILLQCLDPVLTIVSSFISDDPLSLPFNEDIDALWDKFAIFMQNSVKQERHRLAADQLSDHFVFLHLYQEWQDRFQNNLTPLCLSTEYEFMLNGLMEQLTFTRSKILSALRAANLVHCQGALSIQHVNSKSDNWPLAKAALTGGLYPSICAIDRNGGSNCLKSAYSTETNLHPNTVIRQFMKSCNSYMEHIFEEADWLVCRKQSDNIKYASVAVPLAVALFAGSPKLDMDQTVEIESSDSSSNDSNVHFYIDEWIWMQTSKPNIDLVMKTRQHFFRSYQYLLRYCCDLQKWRIDSKMAENHRFLADALATMFYHEDVAAGFKPPPPIGVKPCVKVQKWFLLNINSYFSGQQGILDQHFTSNENQSIERQFFLLYTKETVDDFYQKSDAAYIENVIGKFVRPIVTPTRQIFVILYTTDPNRMLSISRVEFHKGAINFREYFRNVIPVSEILYGSASFNVNLANFSGRLITSLIDKRVGHLIMDLFAFRNYWIHNE, from the exons ATGGATAAAGTGATTCACGAAAAGTATATTCCCCAGCAATTGCTGTATTTTATTGCTGGTCGCCGATGTTGCCAACAATTATCGTGCTCATTTCGCACATTGGACAACACAGTAATTATGCAATGGGCCCAATCGTTAGGCCTGCGATCGCAGTACGTTATATCCGGCGGGCAGAAATGCGTGAAGGTTTGCAAGCTGTCTTGCCGCCATTTTTTGGAGGAACCAAAAAAGCTGACCATTTCCCCATCAACAATGGTGGAAATGGACTCTCTCACCGTTTACATAGGCACCAATTCCAGGGACGAGCGCCAGATTCCAGCGGACATAGTTGGTTTACAGTCGTTGCTAACGGCGTCGACTCTTCAACTTCCAATGGGTGTGTTGAGTCCACCAGCACCACGAAAGAAATCGGACAAATACCGCAAATTTTTCGGAGACGTTTCTACTTATTCGTGCCACATGAACATATTAACAGCCATTTACATGCATCgcgttgttatttttaaaggcGATCTTCAAACGGATAAATCGTTACTTTTACCCATAATCATATTAGACGACTCCGAGTTTAAGAAGTCAAACTTAAAAATGATCTGCATCGAAAAGGAAACTATTGTTGCCATGAATAACAGTGAGcgattttctaattatttgGATGAAAGCATAGGCGAGACTATTGGTCTAGAAGTCTCGCAGCTTAGCGTGAGCAGCTCATCGACCCATATTTTGTTTACGACTGCAAAATGCTTTCTCAGCTCTGTACTTAATAAGAACAAGAATCTGAATAATATCAGCCACTTTGTGGTCGGCGATGTACATCTGCACGACGCGTATACGGATATACTTTTGAGCGAATTGAAAAAGGCACTGGCTGTCAATCAGAATCTACGCATCATATTACTCTCGCAACGTTGtgattcaaaaatatttcttgatTTCTTTGGCGAAGGCACGGAGGTTTCTGCAGAATCGCCAATTAAGCAGACTGGCTCCAAAATCTTTTATTTGGAAGACATAAATAGCTCGATTGCTGGAGCTGAACTGTACAAAGGACCGCAAATTTACAAGGATAGACCGCAAATCTTTCGAGCAACAAAtgttcaaaatgaaaatcttgATAAATTCCTGGAAGTATACGAGGCAATTGGCACGGACACGGCTATTGGTCCATTTCTTTACTCGGTCAACTACGAATTGTCCCCAGTAAACTACCAACATTCTATGACTGGCAAATCAGCACTAATTATTGCGGCTCAATTGAACAATGTCAAGCAtctgcggctgctgcttttcATGGGTGCCAACCCATATATAGTCGACAATCACCAGGATAACGCCATATCAACGGCTTCTGCCAGAGGAAACGATGCCTGCGTTGAAGTGCTCAAAAATTATGGTCTTCATGgctttgtattaaaaaatttgaaagcaGAATTTGTGGACTTCGACTGTATTATTGATATCATGTATCTCTTATATGCAAAGTCCGATTATCCCAAAG GCAACATCTTGATCATTTTGCCATCATTCTTGCACTTGGTTAAACTAAACTATATGCTCTTGAGTCACTTTTTGAATGGCTATCTGCATGCCTCTCCCATTTATCTGTTGCACGAGAATATGAAAAGAGAGGATTTGGATGCATTGCTTAAAGCGCCAGCGGATACTCTAAAGATTATTTTGGCCACGACCGTCATAGAGTCGTTGGTGGTACCTGTGtcgtttaaatatttaattgactCTGTGTGCGAGAAGAGATCGTGGAGCAGAGGATCCAGCGGCGAAACTGAGGATAAAATCGGTTGGCTCCAAAAAGACGGACTCTTTCGTCGATTTTTACTGCTTCACCCTGATG ctgctgctgctgtgcagtGCTTTCGCTTAATGACAAAGGAGACTTACGAGCAGCTAGAGGAGATCGGCAAACCGGCGCTGCAAACCATGCCGTTGGACAAAATCTGTTTGATTGTCAAGTTACTGTCGCCGCATTCCATCATTAGTGAATATCTGGCATACACAATTTCACCGCCTCCTCTGATAAATGTGCATCAGGCTGTGCAGTTTCTGAAGAAGATTGATATCCTGGATGACATTGAGGATGTGACCTGGTTGGGCTGCCGACTAGTTGACATTCCCGTGCCATGTCAACTCGGACGTGCTTTGGTTTTTGGCATCCTGCTGCAATGCCTGGATCCAGTTTTGACCATCGTCAGTTCTTTTATTTCCGACGACCCATTGTCGTTGCCGTTCAATGAGGATATCGATGCTTTGTGGGATAAGTTCGCCATATTTATGCAGAATAGCGTTAAGCAAGAGCGTCATCGCTTGGCTGCAGATCAGTTATCCGATCACTTTGTGTTTCTGCATCTTTATCAAGAGTGGCAAGATCGCTTCCAAAACAATCTCACCCCCCTTTGTCTCTCTACtgaatatgaatttatgcTTAATGGTCTAATGGAACAGTTGACCTTCACACGTTCGAAAATACTGAGTGCACTACGTGCAGCCAACCTCGTGCACTGCCAAGGTGCCTTGAGCATTCAGCATGTGAATAGCAAGTCTGACAATTGGCCTTTGGCTAAAGCAGCTTTAACAGGCGGCCTGTATCCAAGCATTTGTGCCATCGATCGCAACGGTGGAAGTAATTGTCTCAAGTCGGCGTACTCAACCGAAACTAATCTGCATCCCAACACGGTGATCCGTCAGTTTATGAAGTCGTGCAACAGTTATATGGAGCATATTTTCGAGGAAGCGGACTGGCTTGTCTGTCGCAAGCAAAGTGataatatcaaatatgcaTCGGTTGCTGTTCCTTTAGCTGTGGCTTTATTTGCAG GTTCACCCAAGTTGGACATGGATCAAACAGTCGAGATTGAGTCATCTGATTCATCGTCAAATGATTCCAACGTACATTTCTACATAGACGAATGGATTTGGATGCAGACATCAAAGCCCAACATAGATCTAGTGATGAAAACACGTCAACATTTTTTCAGAAGCTATCAATATCTTCTGCGGTACTGCTGCGATTTACAAAAATGGCGCATCGACTCCAAAATGGCAGAAAACCATCGTTTTCTTGCCGATGCGTTGGCTACCATGTTCTATCATGAGGATGTCGCTGCTGGCTTTAAACCACCACCACCAATTGGCGTGAAGCCGTGCGTTAAAGTACAGAAATGGTTTTTGCTAAATATAAACTCGTACTTTTCTGGTCAACAAGGCATTCTCGATCAGCATTTTACATCGAACGAAAATCAGAGCATTGAAAGAcaattctttttgttgtatacGAAAGAAACCGTAGATGATTTCTATCAAAAGAGCGATGCAGCATATATAGAGAATGTGATTGGAAAGTTTGTGCGCCCTATTGTGACTCCGACTCGGCAAATATTTGTCATTTTATACACTACAGATCCAAATCGTATGCTTAGCATAAGTCGAGTGGAGTTCCATAAGGGCGCAATCAACTTTCGAGAATACTTTCGGAACGTGATTCCAGTGAGTGAAATTCt atATGGGAGTGCTTCATTCAATGTGAATCTAGCAAACTTCAGTGGTCGTCTAATAACTTCACTCATCGACAAACGCGTTGGACACTTAATAATGGATCTTTTTGCCTTCCGCAATTATTGGATACACAACGAATAA
- the LOC117569114 gene encoding partner of Y14 and mago yields the protein MSTYLESDKGKFIPATKRPDGTWRKARRVKDGYVPQEEVPLYESKGKQFVAQRQTGVPPGMCPLVAAELKKTHEKKEKAKQQRVDRSTTTTTKAAQVTTPASATATTIKPAQFTASAPKAKNDREIAALAKTLDAELKLNADSHEVDTAKQLKKLRKKIREIEQIESKMQAGNPNKLDKDQLDKVKKKSEILKQLTQLEELAKV from the coding sequence atgagTACATATTTGGAGAGTGATAAGGGAAAATTTATACCGGCAACTAAGCGACCCGATGGCACTTGGCGAAAAGCACGGCGCGTCAAGGATGGCTATGTGCCTCAAGAAGAGGTGCCGCTATACGAGAGCAAAGGCAAACAGTTTGTGGCCCAGAGACAAACTGGAGTGCCGCCAGGAATGTGTCCGCTTGTGGCGGCCGAACTTAAAAAGACGCACGAAAAGAaggaaaaggcaaaacaacAGCGTGTGGACAggagtacaacaacaacgacaaaagcGGCACAAGTTACAACACCCgcttcagcaacagcaacaacaataaaaccgGCGCAATTTACAGCTTCAGCGCCAAAAGCTAAGAATGACCGTGAGATAGCTGCATTGGCCAAAACACTGGATGCTGAACTTAAGCTTAACGCCGATTCCCATGAAGTGGATACTGCAAAGCAACTGAAGAAATTGCGCAAGAAAATTCGTGAAATTGAGCAAATTGAGAGTAAAATGCAAGCGGGCAACCCTAATAAGCTGGACAAGGATCAATTGgataaagtgaaaaaaaaatcggAGATTTTGAAACAATTAACCCAGCTGGAGGAACTTGCCAAGGTGTGA
- the LOC117568314 gene encoding TAR DNA-binding protein 43 isoform X1: MDFVQVSEEEGDEPIELPAEEDGTLLLSTLQAQFPGSCGLKYRNIDTQAVRGVRSNEGRLFPPSAESGWGEDIYFCVFPKGIPNFRSSDATEIIDSAAYRPILPPVENKRKSDDNLENSTAKTKRIETRLRCTDLIVLGLAWKTTEDSLREYFETYGEVLMAQIKKDVKSGQSKGFGFVRFGSYEAQMRVLSNRHLIDGRWCEVKVPNSKGMGHQVPCKVFVGRCTEDINSDDLRDYFSKFGEVTDVFIPRPFRAFSFVTFLDPDVAQSLCGEDHIIKGVSVHVSNAAPKAEQNRSHQGQNYSYNAGNNFGMHSYHQGNHMNSGRSGHHRGNNQQHNAHGSDNTAIGNSHSNIGSGGYGMGGNNFGANMGGGGYANSSNHNSGGNMNHRQDGVIPYNNNRQNNFHGMNQPHNGNVGNGGWMNRGHLDMPNLQALGINSQGSNSSNQGQNMNNPLGVGLNLNSLPMNPALVAAALNQWSLLGNQLQNQNQDQQGGNFLSWMAQNSGHSNCNMNNSGRNKGSNNQNSSGMNKGDNSSNDQQNGCPPGNSWSNQSSGSQNSVDKSNFL, from the exons ATGGACTTCGTGCAAGTATCAGAGGAGGAGGGTGATGAGCCCATCGAACTTCCAGCGGAAGAGGATGGTACTTTGCTATTGTCTACACTTCAAGCACAGTTTCCTGGCTCTTGTGGACTGAAATACAGGAATATAGATACACAAGCTGTTCGTGGTGTACGCTCAAATGAGGGACGCCTGTTTCCACCGAGTGCTGAATCGGGTTGGGGCGAAGATAtctatttttgtgtgtttccaAAAGGTATACCAAATTTCAGAAGCTCTGATGCGACAGAGATCATCGATAGTGCAGCTTACCGACCCATATTGCCTCCCGTAGAGAACAAACGAAAAAGCGATGATAACTTGGAAAATTCaacggcaaaaacaaaacgcattGAAACCCGATTACGATGCACCGATCTTATTGTGTTGGGCCTTGCATGGAAAACAACCGAAGACAGTTTACGAGAGTATTTTGAGACTTATGGCGAAGTGCTTATGGCGCAGATTAAAAAAGATGTCAAGTCCGGGCAGTCGAAGGGCTTTGGATTCGTACGTTTCGGCTCATATGAAGCACAGATGAGAGTACTCTCCAATCGGCATCTCATCGATGGTCGATGGTGTGAAGTGAAAGTTCCCAATTCAAAG ggCATGGGTCATCAAGTGCCGTGCAAGGTATTTGTTGGTCGTTGCACCGAGGATATAAACTCGGATGATCTGAGGGAttacttttcaaaatttggcGAGGTCACAGATGTGTTTATTCCTCGCCCGTTTCGAGCGTTCAGCTTTGTCACATTTCTCGATCCAGACGTTGCTCAATCTCTCTGCGGAGAGGATCATATAATAAAAg GCGTATCGGTTCACGTATCAAATGCTGCGCCCAAAGCCGAGCAGAACCGAAGCCATCAAGGACAAAATTACAGTTACAATGCGGGCAACAATTTCGGCATGCATTCGTACCATCAGGGGAATCACATGAACTCTGGGCGAAGCGGACACCACAGAGGTAATAACCAACAACACAATGCACATGGAAGTGATAACACTGCAATCGGCAATAGTCACAGCAACATTGGCAGTGGTGGCTACGGAATGGGTGGCAATAATTTTGGCGCAAATATGGGCGGCGGGGGTTACGCGAACAGTAGCAATCACAATAGTGGCGGGAACATGAACCATCGCCAAGACGGTGTTATAccctataataataataggcAGAACAATTTTCACGGCATGAATCAGCCGCACAATGGCAACGTAGGCAATGGCGGTTGGATGAACAGGGGACATTTGGACATGCCGAACCTACAGGCGTTAGGCATAAATTCGCAAGGATCCAACTCATCAAATCAAGGGCAAAACATGAACAACCCTTTAGGCGTCGGACTTAATTTAAACTCATTGCCGATGAACCCTgctttggttgctgctgcgttgaaTCAGTGGAGCCTTTTGGGCAATCAGCTGCAAAATCAAAACCAGGACCAGCAG GGAGGCAATTTTTTATCGTGGATGGCTCAAAACAGCGGGCATTCCAACTGTAACATGAACAACTCGGGACGAAATAAAGGTTCAAATAATCAAAACTCCAGTGGAATGAATAAAGGCGATAACTCTTCAAATGATCAGCAG AATGGCTGTCCACCTGGAAACTCTTGGTCAAATCAAAGCAGTGGCTCCCAAAATTCTGTGgacaaatcaaattttctttaa
- the LOC117568314 gene encoding TAR DNA-binding protein 43 isoform X2: MDFVQVSEEEGDEPIELPAEEDGTLLLSTLQAQFPGSCGLKYRNIDTQAVRGVRSNEGRLFPPSAESGWGEDIYFCVFPKENKRKSDDNLENSTAKTKRIETRLRCTDLIVLGLAWKTTEDSLREYFETYGEVLMAQIKKDVKSGQSKGFGFVRFGSYEAQMRVLSNRHLIDGRWCEVKVPNSKGMGHQVPCKVFVGRCTEDINSDDLRDYFSKFGEVTDVFIPRPFRAFSFVTFLDPDVAQSLCGEDHIIKGVSVHVSNAAPKAEQNRSHQGQNYSYNAGNNFGMHSYHQGNHMNSGRSGHHRGNNQQHNAHGSDNTAIGNSHSNIGSGGYGMGGNNFGANMGGGGYANSSNHNSGGNMNHRQDGVIPYNNNRQNNFHGMNQPHNGNVGNGGWMNRGHLDMPNLQALGINSQGSNSSNQGQNMNNPLGVGLNLNSLPMNPALVAAALNQWSLLGNQLQNQNQDQQGGNFLSWMAQNSGHSNCNMNNSGRNKGSNNQNSSGMNKGDNSSNDQQNGCPPGNSWSNQSSGSQNSVDKSNFL, translated from the exons ATGGACTTCGTGCAAGTATCAGAGGAGGAGGGTGATGAGCCCATCGAACTTCCAGCGGAAGAGGATGGTACTTTGCTATTGTCTACACTTCAAGCACAGTTTCCTGGCTCTTGTGGACTGAAATACAGGAATATAGATACACAAGCTGTTCGTGGTGTACGCTCAAATGAGGGACGCCTGTTTCCACCGAGTGCTGAATCGGGTTGGGGCGAAGATAtctatttttgtgtgtttccaAAAG AGAACAAACGAAAAAGCGATGATAACTTGGAAAATTCaacggcaaaaacaaaacgcattGAAACCCGATTACGATGCACCGATCTTATTGTGTTGGGCCTTGCATGGAAAACAACCGAAGACAGTTTACGAGAGTATTTTGAGACTTATGGCGAAGTGCTTATGGCGCAGATTAAAAAAGATGTCAAGTCCGGGCAGTCGAAGGGCTTTGGATTCGTACGTTTCGGCTCATATGAAGCACAGATGAGAGTACTCTCCAATCGGCATCTCATCGATGGTCGATGGTGTGAAGTGAAAGTTCCCAATTCAAAG ggCATGGGTCATCAAGTGCCGTGCAAGGTATTTGTTGGTCGTTGCACCGAGGATATAAACTCGGATGATCTGAGGGAttacttttcaaaatttggcGAGGTCACAGATGTGTTTATTCCTCGCCCGTTTCGAGCGTTCAGCTTTGTCACATTTCTCGATCCAGACGTTGCTCAATCTCTCTGCGGAGAGGATCATATAATAAAAg GCGTATCGGTTCACGTATCAAATGCTGCGCCCAAAGCCGAGCAGAACCGAAGCCATCAAGGACAAAATTACAGTTACAATGCGGGCAACAATTTCGGCATGCATTCGTACCATCAGGGGAATCACATGAACTCTGGGCGAAGCGGACACCACAGAGGTAATAACCAACAACACAATGCACATGGAAGTGATAACACTGCAATCGGCAATAGTCACAGCAACATTGGCAGTGGTGGCTACGGAATGGGTGGCAATAATTTTGGCGCAAATATGGGCGGCGGGGGTTACGCGAACAGTAGCAATCACAATAGTGGCGGGAACATGAACCATCGCCAAGACGGTGTTATAccctataataataataggcAGAACAATTTTCACGGCATGAATCAGCCGCACAATGGCAACGTAGGCAATGGCGGTTGGATGAACAGGGGACATTTGGACATGCCGAACCTACAGGCGTTAGGCATAAATTCGCAAGGATCCAACTCATCAAATCAAGGGCAAAACATGAACAACCCTTTAGGCGTCGGACTTAATTTAAACTCATTGCCGATGAACCCTgctttggttgctgctgcgttgaaTCAGTGGAGCCTTTTGGGCAATCAGCTGCAAAATCAAAACCAGGACCAGCAG GGAGGCAATTTTTTATCGTGGATGGCTCAAAACAGCGGGCATTCCAACTGTAACATGAACAACTCGGGACGAAATAAAGGTTCAAATAATCAAAACTCCAGTGGAATGAATAAAGGCGATAACTCTTCAAATGATCAGCAG AATGGCTGTCCACCTGGAAACTCTTGGTCAAATCAAAGCAGTGGCTCCCAAAATTCTGTGgacaaatcaaattttctttaa
- the LOC117568314 gene encoding TAR DNA-binding protein 43 isoform X3 yields the protein MDFVQVSEEEGDEPIELPAEEDGTLLLSTLQAQFPGSCGLKYRNIDTQAVRGVRSNEGRLFPPSAESGWGEDIYFCVFPKGIPNFRSSDATEIIDSAAYRPILPPVENKRKSDDNLENSTAKTKRIETRLRCTDLIVLGLAWKTTEDSLREYFETYGEVLMAQIKKDVKSGQSKGFGFVRFGSYEAQMRVLSNRHLIDGRWCEVKVPNSKGMGHQVPCKVFVGRCTEDINSDDLRDYFSKFGEVTDVFIPRPFRAFSFVTFLDPDVAQSLCGEDHIIKGVSVHVSNAAPKAEQNRSHQGQNYSYNAGNNFGMHSYHQGNHMNSGRSGHHRVTSQGGNFLSWMAQNSGHSNCNMNNSGRNKGSNNQNSSGMNKGDNSSNDQQNGCPPGNSWSNQSSGSQNSVDKSNFL from the exons ATGGACTTCGTGCAAGTATCAGAGGAGGAGGGTGATGAGCCCATCGAACTTCCAGCGGAAGAGGATGGTACTTTGCTATTGTCTACACTTCAAGCACAGTTTCCTGGCTCTTGTGGACTGAAATACAGGAATATAGATACACAAGCTGTTCGTGGTGTACGCTCAAATGAGGGACGCCTGTTTCCACCGAGTGCTGAATCGGGTTGGGGCGAAGATAtctatttttgtgtgtttccaAAAGGTATACCAAATTTCAGAAGCTCTGATGCGACAGAGATCATCGATAGTGCAGCTTACCGACCCATATTGCCTCCCGTAGAGAACAAACGAAAAAGCGATGATAACTTGGAAAATTCaacggcaaaaacaaaacgcattGAAACCCGATTACGATGCACCGATCTTATTGTGTTGGGCCTTGCATGGAAAACAACCGAAGACAGTTTACGAGAGTATTTTGAGACTTATGGCGAAGTGCTTATGGCGCAGATTAAAAAAGATGTCAAGTCCGGGCAGTCGAAGGGCTTTGGATTCGTACGTTTCGGCTCATATGAAGCACAGATGAGAGTACTCTCCAATCGGCATCTCATCGATGGTCGATGGTGTGAAGTGAAAGTTCCCAATTCAAAG ggCATGGGTCATCAAGTGCCGTGCAAGGTATTTGTTGGTCGTTGCACCGAGGATATAAACTCGGATGATCTGAGGGAttacttttcaaaatttggcGAGGTCACAGATGTGTTTATTCCTCGCCCGTTTCGAGCGTTCAGCTTTGTCACATTTCTCGATCCAGACGTTGCTCAATCTCTCTGCGGAGAGGATCATATAATAAAAg GCGTATCGGTTCACGTATCAAATGCTGCGCCCAAAGCCGAGCAGAACCGAAGCCATCAAGGACAAAATTACAGTTACAATGCGGGCAACAATTTCGGCATGCATTCGTACCATCAGGGGAATCACATGAACTCTGGGCGAAGCGGACACCACAGAG TTACTTCTCAGGGAGGCAATTTTTTATCGTGGATGGCTCAAAACAGCGGGCATTCCAACTGTAACATGAACAACTCGGGACGAAATAAAGGTTCAAATAATCAAAACTCCAGTGGAATGAATAAAGGCGATAACTCTTCAAATGATCAGCAG AATGGCTGTCCACCTGGAAACTCTTGGTCAAATCAAAGCAGTGGCTCCCAAAATTCTGTGgacaaatcaaattttctttaa